In one Cronobacter dublinensis subsp. dublinensis LMG 23823 genomic region, the following are encoded:
- a CDS encoding head completion/stabilization protein — translation MFNGRPLEYQDAPLTNNGFWPDLNLKDFQAQRALPPDIEADTIAQALIAAVMEVNAELVSVEAMHRAQGHASAADVPGVMMAGINGLCAQYTKAVFARAKADLLGEFATIGRRETHPGQESDETRAGLLAEASVAIRRMKGLKRATVKKV, via the coding sequence ATGTTTAACGGCAGGCCGCTGGAATACCAGGATGCACCGCTGACCAATAACGGCTTCTGGCCGGATCTGAACCTGAAAGATTTTCAGGCACAGCGCGCACTACCGCCGGATATCGAGGCGGACACCATCGCGCAGGCGCTGATTGCCGCCGTGATGGAAGTCAATGCGGAGCTGGTCAGCGTGGAGGCCATGCACAGGGCGCAGGGCCATGCGTCGGCAGCGGATGTGCCGGGCGTGATGATGGCAGGCATTAACGGGCTCTGCGCGCAGTACACGAAAGCCGTATTTGCCCGCGCCAAAGCGGATTTGCTGGGCGAGTTTGCCACTATCGGGCGACGTGAAACCCATCCGGGGCAGGAAAGTGACGAAACCCGCGCCGGACTGCTGGCCGAAGCCTCGGTGGCCATCCGGCGCATGAAGGGGCTTAAACGGGCCACGGTGAAAAAAGTATGA
- the gpM gene encoding phage terminase small subunit yields MALSPAQRHSQRIAMEQQLLRREAVERAESLHLQIQALNNDVAYVRSLPTIADREAYKRDVLLPKWVPTVESYLSGGQVYANPVFAWCVVWLFDAGDFEKALAWADIAIEQQQPTPEEIRSHFPAFVADTVLSWAEATAAAGESVEPYFSQTFEKVTQCWRLHEQITAKWFKFAGLLMLRDDEGQPRATALDDVETLEKADALLASAEKLYKRVGVGTMRAQIGARIRSLTK; encoded by the coding sequence ATGGCACTTTCACCCGCACAGCGACACAGCCAGCGCATTGCGATGGAACAGCAGCTGCTGCGCCGCGAGGCCGTGGAGCGCGCTGAAAGCCTGCATTTGCAGATTCAGGCGCTGAATAACGACGTTGCCTACGTGCGCAGCCTGCCGACCATCGCAGACCGTGAAGCGTACAAGCGTGATGTGCTGCTGCCGAAATGGGTTCCGACTGTGGAATCGTATCTGTCCGGCGGCCAGGTGTATGCCAATCCGGTTTTTGCGTGGTGCGTGGTGTGGCTGTTTGATGCGGGCGATTTCGAAAAGGCGCTGGCTTGGGCAGATATCGCCATTGAACAGCAGCAGCCGACGCCTGAGGAAATCCGCAGCCACTTCCCGGCATTTGTGGCGGATACCGTCCTGAGCTGGGCGGAAGCCACGGCGGCAGCGGGTGAAAGTGTCGAACCCTATTTTTCGCAGACCTTTGAGAAGGTCACGCAGTGCTGGCGTCTGCATGAGCAAATCACGGCGAAATGGTTCAAGTTCGCCGGGCTGTTGATGCTGCGTGATGACGAAGGTCAGCCACGCGCCACGGCGCTGGATGATGTGGAGACGCTGGAAAAGGCCGATGCGCTGCTGGCGTCAGCAGAAAAGCTTTATAAGCGCGTCGGGGTGGGAACGATGCGTGCGCAGATTGGCGCGCGTATCCGCAGCCTGACGAAGTAA
- a CDS encoding phage major capsid protein, P2 family, translating to MQLNQRARDLIGAYSAALCQGYNVQQTDRYFSLTDPKETALRLALLEAVEFLNMITCADVDQLSGQVVSVGSSALHTGRKEGGRFMRSVGVDGNDYKLVETDSCAALKWDLLSVWANAGKEENEFFNLVQTFSNQAFALDMLRIGFNGDRVEKTTDPEKNPNGEDVNIGWHKLMKGFEAGKQIITDAVTLDDKGDYRSLDAMASDLINTKIPQQYRNDPRLVVLVGADLVAAEQYRLYQSADRPSEKIAAQMLGSTIAGRPAIVPPFMPGKRMVVTPLSNLHIYTQRGTRQRKAEFVDDRKQFENKYLRNEGYAVEVPELYAAIDENAVTIGQVTEPAEG from the coding sequence ATGCAACTTAATCAACGTGCGCGTGATCTCATTGGCGCATATTCGGCGGCACTCTGCCAGGGCTATAACGTCCAGCAGACCGACCGTTATTTCTCGCTGACTGACCCGAAAGAAACCGCGCTGCGCCTGGCGCTGCTGGAAGCGGTGGAATTTCTCAACATGATTACCTGCGCGGATGTCGATCAGCTGTCCGGCCAGGTGGTCAGCGTGGGTTCCTCGGCGCTGCATACCGGGCGTAAAGAAGGCGGTCGCTTCATGCGTAGCGTCGGTGTGGACGGTAACGACTATAAGCTGGTCGAAACCGATTCCTGCGCCGCGCTTAAGTGGGATTTGCTGTCCGTCTGGGCAAATGCCGGTAAAGAGGAAAACGAGTTTTTCAACCTCGTTCAGACCTTCTCTAACCAGGCGTTTGCGCTGGATATGCTGCGCATCGGTTTTAACGGTGATCGCGTGGAAAAAACAACCGATCCGGAGAAAAACCCGAACGGCGAGGATGTGAACATCGGCTGGCACAAGCTCATGAAAGGCTTTGAGGCCGGTAAGCAAATTATCACCGATGCCGTCACGCTGGATGACAAAGGGGATTACCGCTCGCTGGATGCGATGGCCTCCGACCTCATCAACACCAAAATACCGCAGCAGTACCGCAATGACCCGCGTCTGGTGGTGCTGGTCGGCGCTGACCTGGTGGCGGCTGAACAGTACCGCCTGTACCAGAGCGCAGACCGCCCCAGCGAGAAAATCGCCGCCCAGATGCTGGGCAGTACCATCGCGGGCCGTCCGGCCATCGTGCCGCCGTTTATGCCGGGCAAGCGCATGGTGGTAACGCCGCTGAGTAACCTGCACATCTACACCCAGCGCGGCACGCGCCAGCGTAAGGCTGAGTTTGTGGATGACCGTAAGCAGTTTGAAAACAAATACCTGCGCAACGAAGGTTACGCCGTTGAAGTGCCGGAGCTGTACGCGGCCATTGACGAAAACGCCGTGACCATCGGCCAGGTCACTGAGCCAGCGGAGGGCTAA
- a CDS encoding GPO family capsid scaffolding protein, with protein MSQSHLRTDWLCIATEGDTVDGRELKRQWLVDAAETYNRQWYGALIWPEHEKNCGNFGEVLDVMGEEGEDGLYRLYAQIRPNAYLLEANRYDQLIYFSVELTPDGNFRNTGRTYLEGLAVTDRPASVGTTRLRFNRRKVNKAGYYGCVITRDGKFIQENEMKNNWQSYFGLKPKTKNFAEGDETETPSGDDQLNVLANAVNELEGRVSVVETQLKELSGDMDKVAEVMDTEDFARLRDNLGTILANFGKLDEKITKLPKRNFGQQDKKPRFNVL; from the coding sequence ATGTCGCAATCGCATTTACGCACTGACTGGCTTTGCATCGCAACGGAAGGAGATACGGTTGATGGCCGGGAATTAAAAAGGCAGTGGCTGGTTGATGCTGCTGAAACTTATAACCGGCAGTGGTACGGTGCATTAATCTGGCCCGAACACGAAAAGAACTGCGGAAACTTTGGTGAAGTGCTGGATGTAATGGGGGAGGAAGGGGAAGACGGGTTATATCGCCTTTATGCCCAGATACGGCCCAATGCTTACCTGCTCGAAGCGAACCGCTATGACCAGCTTATCTATTTCTCTGTGGAACTGACGCCAGACGGCAACTTTCGCAATACGGGCCGTACCTATCTGGAAGGGCTGGCGGTGACTGACAGACCGGCCAGCGTGGGAACAACCCGGCTGCGCTTTAACAGGCGCAAGGTCAATAAAGCAGGTTATTACGGATGTGTAATTACCCGCGACGGTAAATTTATTCAGGAAAACGAAATGAAAAATAACTGGCAGTCTTATTTTGGTCTTAAACCGAAAACGAAAAACTTTGCTGAGGGCGATGAAACGGAAACCCCATCAGGCGACGATCAGCTTAATGTGCTGGCTAATGCCGTCAATGAACTGGAAGGCCGTGTGAGTGTGGTCGAAACCCAGTTGAAAGAATTGTCCGGCGATATGGACAAGGTGGCCGAAGTCATGGATACCGAAGATTTCGCGCGCCTGCGCGATAACCTCGGCACCATTCTGGCGAATTTTGGCAAGCTGGACGAAAAAATCACGAAGCTGCCGAAACGTAATTTCGGCCAGCAGGATAAGAAGCCGCGTTTTAACGTGCTTTAA
- a CDS encoding terminase large subunit domain-containing protein: MAKYSDELKGVVRSLYLRRYTPKEIASELNLPNARIVYYWAEKYSWADLLSMESTEDAIERRYQLLAGRDNKTDLDLKEMDMLIAHATKLRAQSNKHKEKLATSQGVARAAATADESDDDQPKRKRKYKKNDISGLSEDDFNAWADEHLFGYQKHLRANIGQQVRNILKSRQIGATWYFAFEAFENAVLTGDPQIFLSASKAQAEVFRSYIVNIAEQYFGVTLTGNPIRLSNGAELRFLSTNKNTAQSYSGHLYCDEYFWVPNFARLNEVASAMATHDKWRTTYFSTPSAKTHQAYPFWTGEEWKQGSKKRAAVQFPSFDEMRDGGRLCPDGQWRYVITMEDAIAGGFNLANIDKLRNRYNPTTFNMLYMCVFVDSKDSVFSYGDLEACAVETETWQDHKPDAMRPFGDREVWGGFDPARSGDFSCFVIVAPPLFAGEKFRVLRVFNWKGMNFRWQAKQIEQLFKKYNFTYLGVDVTGIGQGVFDNIQHFALRVAVPIRYDRNTKNQLVLKAADVVESQRIEWDKELKEIPASFMAIRRTTTQAGGAMTFVADRSTDTGHAEAFWAIAHALHNEPLNYENRPKSRWRLRQSA; this comes from the coding sequence ATGGCTAAATACTCAGACGAATTAAAAGGCGTTGTACGCTCGCTTTACCTGCGCCGCTATACGCCAAAAGAAATAGCATCAGAATTAAATCTGCCGAATGCGCGGATCGTTTACTACTGGGCGGAAAAATACAGCTGGGCGGATTTACTCAGCATGGAAAGCACAGAGGATGCGATTGAGCGCCGCTATCAGCTGCTTGCCGGGCGGGATAACAAAACCGACCTGGATTTAAAAGAGATGGACATGCTGATCGCGCACGCCACTAAACTGCGGGCGCAGAGCAACAAGCATAAAGAGAAGCTGGCAACCAGCCAGGGCGTCGCGCGTGCAGCTGCGACCGCAGACGAGAGCGACGACGACCAGCCAAAGCGCAAACGCAAATACAAAAAGAATGACATTTCCGGGCTGTCAGAGGACGACTTTAACGCCTGGGCGGATGAACACCTTTTCGGGTATCAGAAACACCTGCGCGCCAACATTGGCCAGCAGGTGCGCAACATCCTTAAAAGCCGCCAGATTGGTGCCACCTGGTACTTTGCGTTTGAGGCGTTTGAAAACGCCGTGCTGACGGGCGATCCGCAGATTTTCCTTTCCGCGTCAAAAGCCCAGGCAGAGGTTTTCCGCTCCTATATCGTCAACATCGCGGAGCAGTATTTCGGCGTCACGCTCACCGGCAACCCGATCCGATTAAGCAACGGCGCCGAGCTGCGCTTTCTGTCCACCAACAAAAACACCGCACAGTCATACAGTGGTCATTTGTATTGTGACGAATATTTCTGGGTGCCTAACTTCGCGCGGCTTAATGAAGTCGCTTCTGCGATGGCCACCCATGACAAATGGCGCACCACCTACTTTTCCACGCCTTCCGCCAAAACACACCAGGCGTATCCGTTCTGGACGGGTGAGGAATGGAAACAGGGCAGCAAGAAACGCGCCGCCGTTCAGTTTCCATCATTTGATGAGATGCGCGATGGCGGCCGCCTTTGCCCAGATGGCCAGTGGCGTTACGTCATTACGATGGAAGATGCCATTGCGGGCGGCTTCAACCTGGCCAACATCGACAAGCTGCGTAACCGCTACAACCCGACCACGTTCAACATGCTCTACATGTGCGTTTTCGTGGACAGTAAGGATTCCGTTTTCAGCTATGGCGACCTGGAAGCCTGCGCGGTGGAAACCGAGACCTGGCAGGATCATAAACCCGACGCGATGCGCCCCTTTGGTGACAGGGAAGTATGGGGCGGCTTTGACCCGGCCCGCAGCGGTGATTTTTCCTGCTTTGTGATTGTCGCCCCGCCGCTGTTTGCAGGTGAGAAATTCCGCGTCCTGCGGGTGTTCAACTGGAAAGGAATGAATTTCCGCTGGCAGGCCAAGCAGATTGAGCAGCTTTTCAAAAAATACAACTTCACCTATCTGGGCGTTGATGTAACCGGCATTGGTCAGGGCGTGTTCGACAACATTCAGCATTTTGCGCTGCGCGTCGCCGTGCCAATCCGCTATGACCGCAACACCAAAAATCAGCTGGTACTCAAGGCCGCTGACGTGGTGGAAAGCCAGCGCATTGAGTGGGATAAGGAGCTGAAAGAAATTCCGGCCAGCTTTATGGCCATCCGCCGCACCACCACGCAGGCCGGTGGCGCCATGACCTTTGTCGCAGATCGCAGCACGGACACCGGACACGCCGAGGCGTTCTGGGCCATCGCGCACGCCCTGCATAACGAACCCCTTAACTATGAAAACCGACCAAAATCGCGTTGGAGGCTCAGACAATCCGCATGA
- a CDS encoding phage portal protein translates to MSKKKFRAAKRQDSSKPARSMSILRFGKPEPVLTTGTDYRDVWYDNDAEHYTLPIDRLALAQLINLNGQHGGIIHARKNMVLADYQGGGLSRDEMEAGAFDFLTFGDVAILKVRNGWGDVIGLAPLPGLYTRRRKTGEFVVLQDGEPIVYPRDDIIFIKMYDPQQHIYGLPDYIGGIHSALLNSEAVIFRRRYYHNGAHTGGILYTRDPSLTDEMEEEIERQLRDSKGIGNFSTILVNIPGGDKEGVQFIQMGDISAKDEFASVKNISAQDVLNAHRFPAGLAGIIPENAAGLGDVEKAERTYKKNEVAPIQRRFMQAVNTDPEVPERLQLNFDLSYLEAGREGA, encoded by the coding sequence ATGAGTAAGAAGAAATTCCGCGCCGCAAAGCGCCAGGACAGCAGCAAACCGGCGCGCAGCATGAGCATTCTGCGCTTCGGCAAACCCGAACCCGTACTGACCACCGGCACAGATTATCGCGATGTGTGGTATGACAATGACGCCGAACACTACACGCTGCCGATTGACCGGCTGGCGCTGGCGCAGCTTATTAACCTGAACGGCCAGCACGGCGGCATCATTCATGCACGCAAAAACATGGTTCTGGCTGATTATCAGGGCGGCGGTCTGTCGCGCGATGAGATGGAGGCTGGCGCCTTTGATTTTCTGACGTTCGGCGACGTGGCCATCCTGAAGGTGCGCAACGGCTGGGGTGACGTGATCGGCCTGGCACCGCTGCCGGGGCTCTACACCCGCCGCCGCAAAACCGGTGAATTTGTCGTGCTACAGGATGGCGAGCCAATTGTTTACCCGCGGGACGACATCATTTTCATCAAGATGTATGACCCGCAGCAGCACATCTATGGCCTGCCGGATTACATCGGCGGCATTCACTCCGCCCTCTTGAATAGTGAGGCGGTGATTTTTCGCCGCCGCTATTACCACAACGGCGCGCATACCGGCGGCATTCTCTACACGCGCGATCCGAGCCTGACCGATGAGATGGAAGAAGAAATCGAACGCCAGCTACGTGACAGCAAAGGCATTGGCAACTTTTCAACCATACTGGTGAACATTCCGGGCGGCGATAAAGAAGGCGTGCAGTTTATTCAGATGGGGGATATTTCCGCAAAGGACGAGTTTGCCAGCGTGAAAAACATCAGTGCGCAGGACGTGCTGAACGCCCACCGGTTCCCGGCAGGGCTCGCCGGTATCATCCCGGAAAATGCTGCCGGTCTGGGCGACGTTGAGAAAGCAGAGAGAACGTATAAAAAGAACGAGGTGGCCCCCATTCAGCGCCGGTTCATGCAGGCGGTAAATACCGATCCGGAGGTGCCGGAACGCCTTCAGCTAAATTTTGATTTAAGCTACCTGGAAGCGGGCCGGGAAGGTGCATGA
- a CDS encoding ogr/Delta-like zinc finger family protein — translation MMQKRLKSRHILAAGAWNMRVLKIECPECGSKAVIRKTNRKHRQISDIYCACADVECGHTFVMNLTFSHTLSPSAKTGDAMVQKILSALSPDQKQMALDLLKAAPAV, via the coding sequence ATGATGCAAAAAAGGTTAAAATCCAGGCATATTTTGGCAGCTGGAGCATGGAATATGCGCGTTTTAAAAATCGAATGCCCGGAGTGCGGCTCTAAGGCTGTTATTCGTAAAACTAACCGGAAGCACCGGCAGATATCAGATATTTACTGCGCCTGTGCTGACGTGGAGTGTGGCCATACTTTCGTAATGAATCTGACGTTCTCACACACCCTCAGCCCAAGCGCGAAAACCGGCGACGCGATGGTGCAAAAGATCTTAAGCGCTCTGTCGCCGGATCAAAAACAAATGGCGCTGGACTTACTGAAAGCCGCGCCTGCTGTGTGA
- a CDS encoding replication endonuclease, protein MPDWLAGYFGQRYEALFNGRDGRRRANTFLRQTIGQNVLPRLRKVSERYRMRADENDLPFGKALARLPSLDRREVKELSAKVASWMAQSFYEFTDTLKGKPKDEKEMRQRTYDAYIRLSDLATFIGFTAPYWATFKADKLTTRQAECGLLRMMAPAWWYAKIKRARDVQREHMAIAVGQVQKAASAYVSRGALNEWTEQKRRNAEFFKKFDLMNEDGDRVSLADKVYGSVANPAIRRCELMVRMRGFEDIASEKGMVGDFYTITAPSRYHSVHSKGGFVSQWNGCNPQDTQRYLCGVWAKARAALSRAGIHVFGFRVVEPHHDGTPHWHMLLFMRPQDVDAVRDIICYHARITDSEELNTPEALKARFFVEPIDPEIGSATGYIAKYISKNIDGFALDGEKDSETGESLRDMAKAVSAWASRWRIRQFQQIGGAPVTVWRELRRLRGQQLADPHMDAVLAAADIASDWASYTELQGGPLVARRDLVVRLAYEITEQGNEYGEDVQRVQGIYSPHVQGSEVATRLVKWAIVPKLAEASAEAGFSGGAAAPWSSVNNCTGGIRRRLTIELQNRGFDGSDLEIDALLRGSSLALGSGKSLIYRKGRLQERMPQPQNETWPGWS, encoded by the coding sequence ATGCCCGACTGGTTAGCCGGGTATTTCGGCCAGCGTTATGAAGCCCTGTTTAATGGCCGCGACGGGCGTCGCCGTGCCAATACTTTTTTGCGCCAGACCATTGGCCAGAATGTATTGCCACGTCTGCGCAAAGTATCAGAGCGCTATCGTATGCGCGCAGATGAAAACGATCTGCCTTTCGGTAAGGCGCTGGCGCGTCTGCCTTCCCTTGACCGCCGGGAGGTCAAAGAGCTTTCTGCGAAGGTGGCCAGCTGGATGGCGCAGTCGTTTTATGAGTTCACCGACACACTCAAAGGCAAGCCCAAAGACGAAAAAGAAATGCGCCAGCGTACGTATGATGCATATATTCGGCTTTCTGACCTTGCCACATTCATTGGTTTTACAGCGCCCTACTGGGCCACTTTCAAGGCTGACAAGCTGACCACTCGCCAGGCGGAATGTGGTCTGCTGCGCATGATGGCCCCGGCGTGGTGGTACGCGAAGATTAAGCGCGCCCGCGACGTGCAGCGCGAACACATGGCAATTGCCGTGGGGCAGGTGCAGAAGGCGGCCAGTGCTTATGTGTCGCGCGGTGCGCTCAATGAATGGACGGAGCAAAAGCGACGCAACGCGGAGTTTTTTAAGAAGTTCGACCTGATGAATGAGGACGGCGATCGGGTTTCGCTGGCTGATAAGGTTTATGGCAGCGTGGCCAATCCTGCGATTCGTCGCTGCGAACTGATGGTGCGGATGCGCGGCTTTGAAGATATCGCAAGCGAAAAAGGCATGGTGGGCGATTTCTACACCATCACGGCACCGTCACGTTATCACTCTGTACACAGCAAGGGCGGCTTTGTGTCGCAATGGAATGGCTGTAATCCGCAGGACACCCAGCGTTACCTCTGCGGCGTATGGGCGAAGGCCCGCGCTGCGCTTTCCCGCGCTGGCATTCACGTTTTTGGCTTCCGTGTGGTTGAGCCGCACCATGACGGCACACCACACTGGCACATGCTGCTTTTCATGCGCCCGCAGGATGTTGATGCGGTGCGCGATATCATTTGCTATCACGCCCGCATCACCGACTCAGAAGAACTGAATACACCCGAAGCGCTTAAGGCGCGTTTTTTTGTTGAGCCTATCGATCCGGAAATAGGGTCAGCCACCGGCTACATCGCCAAATACATTTCAAAAAATATTGATGGCTTTGCCCTCGACGGTGAAAAAGACAGCGAAACCGGCGAGAGCCTGCGCGATATGGCTAAAGCTGTAAGTGCCTGGGCATCCCGCTGGCGTATCCGCCAGTTTCAGCAGATTGGCGGCGCGCCGGTGACGGTCTGGCGTGAGCTGCGCCGTTTGCGTGGTCAGCAACTGGCCGATCCGCATATGGATGCTGTTTTAGCTGCGGCGGATATCGCCAGCGACTGGGCATCGTATACGGAATTACAGGGTGGGCCACTGGTGGCGCGCCGCGATCTCGTTGTGCGTCTCGCATATGAAATTACCGAACAGGGCAACGAATACGGCGAGGATGTGCAGCGCGTTCAGGGCATCTATTCCCCGCATGTTCAGGGGTCGGAAGTCGCCACGCGCCTGGTGAAGTGGGCGATTGTGCCGAAGTTGGCCGAAGCGTCAGCGGAGGCTGGTTTTTCTGGCGGCGCAGCCGCCCCTTGGAGTTCTGTCAATAACTGTACGGGGGGGATCCGCCGACGATTAACGATAGAGCTACAAAATCGCGGTTTTGATGGCAGCGATTTGGAAATTGATGCGCTGTTAAGGGGCAGCAGTCTGGCGCTGGGGTCCGGAAAATCACTCATCTACCGAAAAGGGCGGTTGCAGGAACGGATGCCACAGCCCCAAAATGAAACCTGGCCTGGATGGTCATAG
- a CDS encoding DUF2732 family protein, with protein sequence MKMIRQDLNTTTPAVDMLAMLAKATQEGKAVAADLCSTRLDKLATFAANEGLSAAEIVELIREEAAAITSQGGAAWQ encoded by the coding sequence ATGAAAATGATTCGTCAGGATTTAAACACCACGACGCCAGCTGTCGACATGCTGGCCATGCTGGCTAAAGCTACGCAGGAAGGTAAGGCCGTCGCCGCCGATTTGTGTTCCACCCGTCTGGATAAACTGGCGACCTTTGCCGCTAACGAAGGCTTAAGCGCTGCTGAAATTGTGGAGCTTATCCGCGAAGAAGCTGCCGCCATTACAAGCCAGGGTGGTGCAGCATGGCAGTAA
- a CDS encoding phage filamentation protein Fil family protein, which translates to MRPFVSYLTEQSPSPQLNAFSHGWIELPNGQRWNPATRYKFTGKSPRRPLWRRLLNIKGGKRG; encoded by the coding sequence ATGCGACCTTTCGTTTCTTATCTGACCGAGCAGTCACCCAGCCCGCAGCTGAATGCCTTTAGTCACGGCTGGATTGAACTGCCGAACGGGCAGCGCTGGAACCCGGCGACCCGTTACAAATTCACAGGTAAAAGCCCGCGCCGCCCACTGTGGCGACGTTTACTGAATATCAAAGGGGGTAAGCGTGGCTGA
- a CDS encoding phage regulatory CII family protein, protein MYDYKVSVRNYLDAACRDFVQAHNITAVAKAVGMHPATLRHKLNPEQPHQLSLSELIAITDYTEDSRILDGLLRQINCQPSVPINNATPGNMQLCALTAAASVGAIAGEAVSTEHMSAARRNHILDKARDAIRSLSLLAYTVENRIHSAPVLAAAVDIVTGSATGLM, encoded by the coding sequence ATGTACGATTATAAAGTTTCTGTACGCAACTACTTAGATGCCGCATGTCGTGATTTTGTGCAGGCTCATAACATCACTGCGGTTGCTAAGGCCGTTGGTATGCATCCGGCTACATTGCGCCACAAACTTAACCCGGAACAGCCTCACCAGTTATCGCTTTCTGAGCTTATAGCGATCACTGATTACACCGAGGATTCCCGGATTCTTGATGGCCTGCTGCGTCAGATTAATTGTCAGCCATCCGTTCCCATCAATAACGCGACGCCGGGAAACATGCAGCTTTGCGCGCTGACCGCTGCGGCCAGCGTGGGGGCGATAGCCGGTGAGGCTGTATCAACTGAGCACATGAGCGCCGCGCGCCGTAACCACATCCTTGATAAAGCGCGCGATGCTATACGCAGCCTTTCGCTGCTTGCTTACACGGTTGAAAACCGTATCCATTCCGCGCCCGTCCTGGCCGCTGCCGTCGATATCGTAACCGGCAGCGCTACCGGCCTGATGTAA
- a CDS encoding phage repressor protein CI produces MTTYNIKTGAREAVERICEAYGFTSRLQLSNYLGMSASALSTRIMRDNFPADLVLLCALETGASIYWLTTGEGVKFDPVASDIKRVSAYKIEGGNLLRQASFICDKAMLPDYKGELQIITDVKTNYFVDIADYQVTDGRFLIEYSGAKSVKDVSLLPGNKLRIDWGKYPIDCEVADVNLLGKVVAIYMVNE; encoded by the coding sequence ATGACAACTTACAACATCAAAACGGGTGCACGTGAAGCTGTTGAGCGCATCTGTGAGGCATACGGATTCACATCACGACTACAGCTTTCGAATTACTTAGGCATGTCAGCAAGTGCACTTAGCACGCGCATAATGAGAGACAATTTCCCGGCTGATTTAGTCTTGCTTTGTGCTTTAGAAACAGGGGCTTCTATTTACTGGTTGACTACTGGTGAAGGCGTCAAATTTGATCCAGTAGCGAGTGATATAAAGCGCGTTTCTGCTTATAAAATCGAAGGTGGGAATTTGCTTCGCCAGGCATCGTTCATCTGCGATAAGGCTATGCTTCCTGACTACAAAGGAGAACTACAAATCATTACAGATGTGAAAACAAATTACTTTGTTGATATTGCAGACTATCAAGTTACGGATGGACGATTCTTGATTGAATACTCTGGCGCAAAAAGCGTTAAGGATGTTTCGCTCTTACCTGGTAACAAGCTCAGAATTGACTGGGGCAAATACCCTATAGACTGTGAAGTCGCAGACGTGAATTTACTGGGTAAGGTAGTAGCGATTTATATGGTAAACGAGTAA
- a CDS encoding site-specific integrase: MTVRKLDSGEWLCDLRPNGVKGKRIRKKFVTKGEALAYEKFINAELEDKPWLGEKQDNRRLSDLINLWYDLYGRTLSDSNRMMSKLKAICAGMGDPIASNITAADFSEYREGRLKGEIPDITGRCMPIQPQTVNHEQRNLSAVFGTLKKLGHWQLPNPLAGIPTFKVDEKMVSFLYPAEIKTLLEYLNESNSSSVLLVAKICLATGARWSEAENLEGAQVTPYRITYRNTKNKKVRSVPISEKLYNEIPKKRGRLFTPCRKTFERVIQKAGIDLPEGQCTHVLRHTFASHFMMNGGNILVLKDILGHSDIKMTMIYAHFAPTHLEDAVTKNPLSALDV; this comes from the coding sequence ATGACTGTTAGAAAGCTTGATTCTGGCGAATGGCTATGCGACTTGCGCCCTAATGGCGTAAAAGGAAAGCGGATAAGAAAGAAATTTGTCACTAAAGGTGAAGCGCTGGCCTATGAAAAATTCATTAATGCTGAATTAGAGGATAAGCCTTGGCTAGGCGAAAAGCAGGATAATAGACGCTTATCAGATTTGATTAATTTGTGGTATGACCTTTACGGTAGAACACTGTCTGATTCAAACCGAATGATGTCAAAACTTAAAGCTATTTGTGCAGGTATGGGTGATCCCATCGCTTCTAACATCACGGCAGCAGATTTCAGTGAATATCGTGAGGGGCGACTTAAAGGCGAGATACCAGATATTACAGGTCGCTGCATGCCAATCCAACCACAAACAGTCAACCATGAACAGCGAAATTTATCTGCCGTATTTGGCACACTAAAAAAATTAGGGCACTGGCAACTCCCTAACCCGTTGGCTGGCATTCCTACTTTTAAAGTGGATGAAAAAATGGTTTCGTTTTTATATCCAGCCGAAATCAAGACATTGCTTGAATATCTCAATGAGTCTAATAGTTCAAGCGTGTTATTGGTTGCTAAAATATGTTTAGCAACTGGGGCGCGATGGAGCGAGGCTGAAAACCTCGAAGGCGCTCAGGTTACTCCATATAGAATTACATATCGTAATACGAAAAATAAAAAAGTTCGCTCCGTACCCATTTCTGAAAAGCTTTATAATGAAATACCAAAAAAGCGGGGGCGCTTATTTACTCCGTGCAGAAAAACTTTTGAGCGAGTCATACAAAAAGCTGGAATCGATTTACCGGAAGGCCAGTGTACACACGTGCTACGACATACCTTTGCCAGCCACTTTATGATGAATGGCGGCAATATATTAGTTTTAAAAGACATTCTCGGCCACTCTGACATCAAAATGACAATGATTTACGCTCACTTTGCGCCCACACATCTTGAGGACGCGGTAACCAAAAACCCCTTGTCAGCTTTGGACGTGTGA